The sequence below is a genomic window from Elusimicrobiaceae bacterium.
AAGGCCCCAGAGGTCAAAAAGGCCCCCGCGTGGAGTTGCCCGTAGAGCCGAAGCCTGTGGCCGAAGTGAAATAAAACTTCTATAGTTGATAGTTTGGACACAGGAGGAAACGCAAAGTTTTCTCCTGTGTTTTTTGTACAACTTTTCTCTCTATTCAAAGATGGATAGAAAGTGGACTTTGTGATGCAACAGACAAAGAGGTGTTTGGCAAGTAAAATAATTTGTCAGTGGTTGAAAAGTTTAGATGAAGAAGATTATTGCTAATTAAAACACCCCGCTTTCGGCGGGGTATTTTTTGTGTTAAAGCAAATCAGATTAGTCTGCAAAAATTTCTTTCCAGGCTTCTTTTTCGGCTTCAATTTGGTTTTTGGCATCGTTGATTTTGCTTTCAATGGCTTGTTTGGCAAGCTCGGTGGCGATATCGGTGTCGTTGGTTTGGCTGGCCGTCACGGCAGCTTTGGCATTTTCATAGGCCTGTTTGGCATCTAAAAGTTTTTGGCGCGTTTCGGCAGATTTTTGCAAGGCTTCTTCCAAGGTCAAGGTTTTGTTGGCGGTGGAAGCTTCGGTATTAGCACCTGTAGTGGCACAGCCGGATGCAAAAGCTACAGCGGAAAGAACGGTCAAGCAGAAGATTTTTTTCATAAAGGTCCTCTTTTAAATTAAGATACTTATATTTTATAAAAACTTTCCCCCTCTTTGGCAATTAAATTGTTATCATTTATAAAAGAGATAAGGAGAAAGTATGACTATTTTAATCTATTTATTGTTAGGTATCGCCTTGGGCGGAGCAGGAATGTATTTCTATCAAAGAGTGCAAAAAGACGTACTTGTGCGCGAAAATGCCAAAATGAACACAGAAATACAAGCGCTGACCTCTTTCAGAGAGCAAAACGCCGCCCTAAGCGCAGATAATGCCCGCCTGCAGGCGCAAAACGAAGCCTTGTCAAAGGAGCGCGTGTTGGTGGAGAAAAACTTTGCCGAAGTGGCCGCCACCTACCGTGCGCAATTTGCCGATTTGGCTACCAAAATTTTAGAAGAAAAAAGCAAAGGCTTGGAGAGCAAAAATACCGAAGTTTTACGTCCGCTTACTTTGCAATTAGAGTCCTTCGTCAAAAAAGTGCATGACATGGAGCGCGTCACCACAGAAAAACAAGCCCAACTTGAAAAGGGCCTGAGTGACGTTTTAAAATCTACGGAAAAAATTGACCAAAGTGCCATCAGCCTAACCAATGCCATTAAAGGCGAGGCCATTGTGCGCGGCAGCTGGGGCGAGGAAGCCTTAAAACGTATTTTAGACAGCGCCGGCATGAAAGAGGGCGTGGACTATTTTGAACAGGTGTCCGAAGAAGGCAAACGCGTGGACGTGCAAATTGCTTTACCCTCAGACCGTTGGATTGTGGTAGATTCCAAGACGATTTTTAATCATTACGTGCAGTACTACAATGAGCAAGACCCCAAAAAGAAAGAGGAACATTTGGCCGCGCACGTTAAAGACGTAAAAAAGACCATCCGTGATTTGTCTTCTAAAAAATATTACAAGAAATTCCAAGAAACGGGCGAAAAAGTACAGCCCGATTATACCCTGATGTTCGTCTATCCCGAAAGTGCCCTCTTGGCGGCCGTTTCCGAAGATGCAGACGTTTTAAACGAAGCGTGGAAAAACAATATCGCTTTGGTGTCTGCCACATCGCTTTTGAGTACGCTGAAAATGGTGTCTAAACTGTGGGATATTGATAAACAACACGAGTACATGGACGAGCTGAAAGAAGATATCCAAAAACTGATGGAAAAATTTAACGATTTTTTGGTTAATTTTGCCAAAGCCGAAAATGCTATTTCCAATGCTTTTGACGCCGTAAAGGTGGCGCGCGGGCATATAGACAGCAACAAAGGCTCTTTCCTGCCTGTGGCGCAACGCATTATAGACGTGTACGAAGCACCGCTGACCAAAGAAAATGCGCGGCTACTCAAACGTATGAATTATGATTATAACGGCAGCAAAAAGCGCGTGAAACAAGCAGAGAACGAAACTTCTTCCGTACTGCAAAATCAGCAAGAGCAAAGATTGTTTTAAAAACCTCCTGCACTTTTCCAAAAGCGGCCCGTACACAGGGGGCATATACTCGGTGGCGCTGTGGCTGATTTGAATTGAGTCATAAAAGTTTCACAACACCCCCGCCCGAAAGGCGGGGTTTTTTCTTTTATTGTTGGGGAAACAACTTGATAGAATGGGATTTTTTTTGTTAAATTTTAGAAGTAGTAGAATTCATTTTAAGGGATAAAGTATGAAAAACATATCTAAAAATATCAGCGGTTTTACGCTGATTGAGTTGTTGGTTGTAGTACTGATCATTGGTATTTTGTCTGCGGTGGCATTGCCTCAGTATACCAAAGCGGTGGAAAAATCTCGCTTGGCAGGAGTTTGGAGCAATATTGCCAGTCTGAATAAAGCATTGAATCTTTATGCATTGGAAAATCCAAATCCCAGCAGTATAGATTGGGAAAGTTTGAGTATAGACTTTTCTTGTAAAGAAGACTCAACTGCATGGTACTGTAAAGTAGATTGTCCTTCAAAAAATTGGACAAATTGTTATTATCCCGCATCATGTACTTCTTCAAGTTGTAGTGCAGACTCTTTTTGGTTTAAAAGGGGAACAACTTCACTCAGAGTTTTAATATTTGAAGGCGAACAAAAATGTTCAGGCTCTACAGAGGGCTGTAAAGAAATAGGAGTCCCTTATGGGCCTTTTTAATCATAATTTCAATTTAGTAAATTGATTAAAAAAACCCCGCTCTAATGAGCGGGGTTTTTGTTGGAGAAAAAACTTGATAGAATGGGGCTTTTTAATGCTTCAAAAAAGGTTATTTTTTGTTTTTCTTCCGTCGATGAAAAATCCCCCTCTTTTTATCTAATTACTTTTTAGCGTTGTGCAGTTCTCCCGTTAATATTAATTTTAGATTAGCAGTAAAAGTTCTATTTTACGGGGGTAAAATGAATATGAAACATGCAGCATGGGGCCTGATGGCCGTTTGCTTATTTTTGAGTTCTGCCACGTATGCGCAGAATGCTACGCAACACACCGCCAAACACCACCGTCGTTTGGCTCAGCAACAAGAGCTTCATCAATCTCACCCTTATTCTTTCGGGCAGGATTATTTACAGATGAAACAAGACTTGGCTGACAAAACAGGTATCCAATACGGTTTGGATATCAGTTATCTATTACAGCGCGGTGCGCCCAACGGTAAACAAACCGCCATTCAGGGGTACTATTATCCTTACATCACTTGGGATGTGTTTAAAGACACATTTTTGGGCTCGGGTCAAATAAATGCCAACTACAATTTAATCCGTTATTGGGGCAGTAATGGCACCACTTTACAAAACCGTTTGGGTTTGGCCTCTGCGCCCAACGACTATACAGAAAACGAAGAGATTTTTTCTCAGTTTTCCTACACACACACTTTGCCCAATCATTTGGATTGGCTTTCTGTGACGGTGGGTCAATTTCCGCTGTATAACTTTGATGGTGGTAATTATTTGGACAATCAACAAACGGCTCTGTTAAATTTTGCCATGTCGCAAAACGCGTCTTCTACCTATCCCAGTGCCAGTTTTGGCGGATATGTGCAAGCGGCACCGGGCGATTGGACCTTTGCCGCCGGTTGGCAGGACGGGCAAAATATCAGCGGTCAAAATATACAATTAAACGATGCTTTTGACGGCAGATACACTTGGTTCGGCTCTGCTTCTTACGCGCCCACCATTGCCGGATTAGGAGCAGGTCAATACAGTTTTTTGTATTACTATCAGCCGGCAGTAAAAGAGCAAGACGAAACCTCACGCGGTTGGTCAGTGAATATAAGCCAAAATTTGGGTGAAAAGTGGGCTCTTTCCGCACGCGCCAACGGTTCTGACGGGCATATTGCTCCTATAAAGAAATCTTTTGTCTTAGCAGCCAGTTTGCTTAATCCGTTGGATAGAAATACCAACGATGCCATCACCTTAGGTGTAGCTTATAACAGAACGGATAAAAAAGCCTTAGGTTATCCGGCTGAATTTAAAAATAGCGAAATGGCGGTAGAATTGCAATGGGTGTGGGGTATTGGCAAATTGATGACCATTACACCGGATATTCAGTTCTATCCCAAGTCTGCGGCAGGGAACGGTAATTCTTTTACCACTGTCGCCAGTTTACGCACAACAATTATGCTGTAAAAAATAAATTAAGAGGGGTAAAGGAGGAAATTATGCAAGAACTTCAATTAGGGACCAGATATCCTACATTAGCATTTATCACCGGAGGAGCCGGTCAGGCGATGGACGGCATCCCGCCGCAGCCGTTTGAAACTTTCTGTTATGATTCTGCTTTAACGCAGGCCAAAATAGAAAATTTTAATATTGTGCCTTATACATCGGTACTGCCGAAGGAACTTTATAACAATATTGTGCCGGTAGATGCGGTGGCTGATCAGTTTAAACACGGGGCTGTGTTGGAAGTGATTATCGCCGGAAACGGTGCCAATATGAGTGAGCATAAAGCCATTGCTACCGGTGTAGGTATTTGCTGGGGTAAAGACAAACAAGGCAATCTGATTGGTGGTTGGGCTGCTGAATATGTGGAATATTTTGATACACCTATTGACGATGATATCGCACGCGGTCATTGTGCTATGTGGCTTAATAAATCATTAAATCATGAATTGGAACTGCGCGGTGTGGAAAAACACAGTGAGTTTCAAATGTGGCACAACTACATTAATATCACGCAACCGTTTGCGTATTGTTTGACGGCCTTGGGGTTTTTGAACTTTAAATTTGCACCCTTAGCTACGGCTAAAGGCGTCAAACCGTTGGACTAAAACTAAAATAGTTTTTGGGGGATTTATGGGAGAAAAAAATCACAACACCGCCAATGCAAGTGCGGTCAAAAAAATGGGAGTCATAGGACTTGCCTGTATTGTGATCAGTTCTATGGTTGGGGGCGGGGTGTTCTCCCTCCCCCAAAACATGGCAGCCGGTGCCAGCGCGGGGGCAGTTATTTTGGCGTGGGTGATTACCGGTATCGGTATTTATTTTATCGCCAATACCTTTAGCATACTTTCACGCGTAAAGCCGGATTTGACGGCCGGTATTTATATGTACGCGCGAGAAGGCTTTGGCCCGTATGCAGGCTTTACCATCGGGTGGGGTTATTGGTTGTGCCAAATCTTTGGTAATGTGGGGTATGCCGTTATTACAATGGACGCATTGAATTACTTTTTCCCCCCTTATTTTCAGGGCGGAAACAACTTGTGGTCCATTGTGGGCGGATCTGTGCTGATATGGGTGTTTAATTTTGTCGTCTTGCGCGGAGTACGGCAGGCCGCAATTATGAATATTATCGGAACAATTGGCAAATTAGTACCGCTTTTATGGTTTATTTTAGCCTTGCTTTTGAGTTTTAATTTTGACAAGTTTGATACCAACTTTTGGGGCAATCTTGCCGAAAACGGCAAAAGTTTAGGAGGATTGGGTACCCAATTAAAGAGTACAATGCTGGTGACGCTTTGGGCATTTATCGGTATTGAAGGCGCGGTAGTAATGTCTAACAGGGCCCGTAGCCAAAAAGACGTCAGCCGTGCTACTTTGTTGGGATTTTTGGGTTGTTTGGTGATTTATATAGGGCTTTCCGTCTTGCCGTTTGGATTTATGACACAGGCCGAAATTGCCGCTGTGCCCAACCCTTCCACCGCCGGTGTACTTGCCAAGTTGGTCGGCCCTTGGGGAGCGTGGCTAATGAATATAGGCCTTTTGATCGCGGTGCTTTCTTCGTGGTTGGCTTGGACAATGATCACCGCCGAAATTCCGCAGGCTGCGGCAGAAAATGGCACATTTCCTAAGCAATTTGCCAGAGAAAATAAAAATGGTGCACCGTCTGTCTCTTTGTGGGTGACGAGTATCCTGATGCAACTAGCCATTTTGATGGTTTATTTTTCTAACAATGCTTGGAACACGATGCTCTCTATTACAGGGGTGATGGTGTTGCCTGCCTACATTTTCAGTACGGCTTATTTGTGGAAACTGACAGAAGACGGAGAATTTGCCAAATTAGCCCAAAAAGGCCGTGCTGCGGCTTTATTTACCGCTACGGTAGGTACTTTATACGGTTTATGGCTGGTGTATGCCGCAGGGATAAAATATTTATTCTTGGCGGTTATTTTCTTGGCCTTAGGCATACCGGTTTTTGTGTGGGCACGTAAGCAACAATCGGACGGACAAAACGTATTTAGCGGGAAAGGAGAAGTAGTTTTTATGCTGCTTTTGGCACTGTGTGCATTGGTGGCTATTTATGTGTTTGCCAGAGGGTTGGTGAGCCTATAAAAAGGATTCGTTTTAAAGCCTCGCTTCGGCGGGGCTTTTTTGTGGTATAGGTGTTGTGTGATATGCTATGATAGCACTATGAAAGAAGCGATTGATTTGATTAAAAATGCCCAAAGTGGCGTAATATTTACCGGAGCAGGTGTTTCTGTGCAGAGCGGTATCCCCCCGTTTACCGGAGCAGGCGGTTTGTGGAATAAATACGACCCAAAGTTTATTGAGTTAGATTTCTTTTATTCCGATCCAAAACGCAGTTGGGAAGAAATGAAAAAAATATTTTTTACCTGTATGGGTGAGGCTAAGCCCAACAAGGCCCATGAGGTGATTGCTCAATTAGAAAAAAGTAAACGCTTTCAAGGAGTTATTACCCAAAACATAGACGGCCTACACCAAAAAGCAGGCAGTAAAAATGTGCAGGAATTTCATGGTACTATTCATAAAATGCACTGTATTTCTTGCGGCCGACGTTATGATACTGACAAAGTGGATTTAAACCCAAATCCCCCCACTTGCAAATGCGGCGGCGTACTAAAGCCGGATTTTGTATTTTACGGAGAAGGGATTAATCCGCTGGTGCAGAGAGAGTCTGAAACGATGGCTATTTCGGCCGATGTAATGATTATTGTTGGAACAGCAGGGCAAGTGATGCCTGCATGCAGTTTGCCGCTACTGGCCAAGCAATACGGCACGCGCATTGTGGAAGTGAATTTGCAACCGTCTGCCTATACAGACGGCGTGAGCGATTTTTACTTTGAGCAAACAGCCACAGAGTTCTTTGCCGAACTTGAAAAGCATTTGTAAAATAAACCCCCGCCTAAGCGGGGGTTTTAGTTAAACCTTTTCCATTTCCTGTTTTACCTTTTCTTCTGTTGCGGCGCAGGCTTGCAAGGTTAAATCTAAGAGTTTATCCAGATCCCAGCCCAACATTTCAGCACCTTGTTTAATCACGTCGCGTGAACAACCGGCGACAAATTTTTTATCTTTAAATTTTTTCTTTAAGCTGCTCAGTTCCATATCTTTGGTGCTTTTAGACGGGCGCATACGTGCCGCTGCCCCGATAAGGCCCGTTAGTTCGTCACAGGCAAAAAGTACTTTTTCCATTTCATGTTCGGGTTTAACATCGCTGGCCATACCGTAAGCATGGCAACATACGGCGCGTACCAATTCGGCTTCAGCATGGATTTCGGCCAATAGTTCGGGTGCTTTTTGGCAATGCTCATTGGGGAATTTTTCAAAATCAATATCATGCAACAGCCCTGCCAAATACCAAAAGTTTTTTTGTTCCGTATAGCCTAATTGTTCGGCAAACCAACCCATAACTGCTTCAACGGTAAAGGCATGGAGCAGATGGAAAGGTTCTTGATTGTATTTTTTTAATAAATCTAAGGCTTGTGTACGAGAAATAGCGGTAGTAGACACTAGAAAAATCTCCTAAAAGGTAAATCGGGCAAAAAAAAGCACCTGCCACTTGGGCAGGTGCTTCTTAAAATTTTAGCGTTTGCTGGGCAATACGAAGAACACAAGCAGTACGATGGAGCCCACAATGGGAATCAAGCCGATTAACAACCACCAAGCGCTTCTGCCGGTATCATGCAAGCGACGAGCAGCAATGCCCAAGCTGGGCAAGAGCAAGGCTAAGCTGACTACGATATAAAGAACGTAAAACAAAGTTCCTACCACATTATCCATGCTGGAAAGAGTGGATAACACAATGCTTAACAAAAAGTTAAAAAGCACAAAAAGCCAGTATTGTTTGCGGGTAGCACAACCCTTGAAATCTAAATAATGTTTGGTAATAACATCGATGAAGTATGTTTGTACAACGTTCATAAGTTCTCCTTTTTGTTATAAAACTGCTACATATACTATAGCATTTTCATTTGTTTTTTTAAAATAATTTTTTGATTACTTATAAAAATGGCTAAATTCCTTTAAACTTTCCGACAAAGCCTTTGCGCTGACGGGCGTTTGAGAAGGAACATAATTTTCGTCGTAATTTTCAATACTGCCGTAATTATTTAGCACAGATATTTTATCTCCTTCTCGAATGGCTTTGTTAGTATAACTAAGAATTAAAGTCCATGGGCGCGGGGTAGCATCAAATAAATCCCAACCGGAACTGTAGTCAGAAATAGGGTTTGTACAGTTGAAAATCTGACGCAACAACGTGGGTACCACATCATAATGAGAAGTGCGGTAATCAATGTCTTTTCCTTCCTTGTTGGGCCACCAAATGATAAGAGGCACCTGCGTTTGATATTTGGCAAAATTGCTATTGTGTCCCCAGAAATTATGGCGGGTATCATTAAGTTCTTGTCCATGATCGCCCGTCAGCACTATCAGCGTATTTTTTTCTAAGCCTTGTTGTTCTAAGGCTTGGTAAACTTTTGCCAATAAAGAATCCATATAATGTACGGAGTTTTTGTATCGGTTTTGATAGGGCGTAGGGTCTGTATTTTTATTTAATGTCAGATAATTAACCTCTTGCGCATACGGAGCAAATGGTTTTTCGGATGTGGGGGCAAAGTCAAAACCATGTGCAGAATCATAAAATAAGAAACCAAAGAAAGGTTTGTTCTTATCTCTTTTTTCTAAGAAAGATAAAAACTCTTTTTGTGCATCTTCATCGCGTTGCCATTTAGTTTTCCCGTTAGAAGAAACACGCAAATGATCTATATGAGAAAATACGTTTTGGTTAAATTCCGGACTGTTGATTTTGGCACTGGCATAAATACCAAATTCATAGCCTTGTGTGCCCAATCTTTCCATAAATACGGGGCGGATTTTATTGGCGGTGACACTTTCCCAATACGGGTAAGGCATGGAATAAAAGAGCGAGAAAACCCCCGCTTCCGTTGCATTTCCTCCCGATAGGTGATTTTTGAAATAAAAAGCATTTTTAGCCTTTTGATAACGGGCAAAAGTATGGGGCATTACTTCGGGGGTGAAGGCATCTGCGCGCCAAGCATCTATCAGGATAAATAAAATATTCGGTTTTTCTTGCGGTGTTTGGCAGGAAAGCGCAGACAACGGGTAATTGAGTGCCCCTTTTTTGGGTGTTTCATAGGGTTGCGTTTTGGGGGTAAAGCCCATTTTTCTCAGGCGGCGGTTCATGCTTAAAGGTTGCGCCCAAGGCAGATAAGGCACTTGTGAAAGAACCGACGGAACAAGCATAAATTTTCCCCATGCGTACATACCGTTATAACTTGCAAAAATAAGTAATAAAATGATGGTTAAAACAGTTGCTTTTTTACTGTTTATGTTTATTTTACAAGCGCATTTAGCCAAAGCGAACGTGATAAAGAAAAGTAGCAATATTGCCCCTGCTAAAATAAAGTAGGTGCTGGGCGGAAAGACAAATATTTCTCGCCCTGCAGGACCAAAAAATAACTGAAGCATAGCCAAACTGATATGAAAACGGTATTGGGAATAAACTAAAATATCCACACACAAAATCAAATTAAACAAACTACCTAATGCAACCGACGTCCAAAAAGCAGTTTTGTGTCCGATAAATCGCACCAAAGACAGTAGGGCAAAAAGCCCGACGGCAAACATAAAACTGTTGCCAAGAATAAATAAAGCGGTAAAAGTTCCCCCCGTCAAGGACGAGTAAAACCCACTTACAAAAAAGTAAGCCAACGAAAGCACGCTCCACAAGAGCATTTCCAACACGCAAAAAATAAAAATATTCTTAATCTTCATATATTTATTATAACAAGTTCAAAAGGGCATTGCGGGCTCAACTGTGCACGTAAAACATATACAGAACAATACGCAAAAATATAAAATATGTTTATGGAAAATCAACAACAGGAACAAAAAAACAAAACTTCTTTGTGGCAAGAGTTGAAAATTATTTTTTCTTCTTCCCGTGCGTTTTGGCTGATTAATATGGTGAACTTTGCCGATGGTATTGCTTACTTCGGCATTTTGACCTTAATGACGCTATTTTTAGGCGGCAATGTGGGCATGAGTGACGCGATGAGCGGTATCAGCGTGTCCACCTTTACAGGTCTGGTGACACTGTTTATGTTCGGCGGAGGTTTTGTGTCGGACAAATACGGGGTGCGTAAAGCGTTAACGATTGCCTTGACCCTATTATTTAGCGGACGCGTAGTGCTGAGTTTGGCCGCTTTGCCGGCCGGGTTTGGATTTGCGTGGGTAGGATATGTAATGTCTTGGGCGGCTATTTTGCTAATGGCATTAGGCTCAGGCATTTTGCAGCCTGCTTTGTATGCCGGGGCTAAAGAATATACAAACCCCAAAGTTTCCGCCATTGCTTTTAGTTTTATTTATGCCTTTATGAACTTGGGTATCGTGTTTGGTAATTTCGCCTCTCCGTTTATCCGCACTGATGAGCCCTTTATTGCAGATATTCACGGACTCGGATGGGGCATTATGGGTGTGTTTTTAATTTGTACAGCCATTACGGGTGTGGTACTGCTTTTGCATATTTCTTTGTTTAGCAAAAAGGTGGAAGAAAACTGTCGTGTAGCCGTAGTAAACGAAGAAGAAAATCAAAATAAAACATGGAAACAACGTCTGGCGGAAATGCCATTTAGAGACGTACGTTTTATGTGGTTTATTTTTATTCTTTTGCCGGTACAAACTTTATTTGCACATCAGTTCCTTACAATGCCGGACTATATTTTCCGCGTTTTCCCTGCGGAAGTGGCAGCTAAGTTTGAATGGATTAACGGGATTAATCCGTTTATCATTGTGATTTTTGTGCCGCTGATTGCGATGCTTACACGCAATGTGAGCGTGTTTAAAATGCTCATCATCGGCACCAGCGTTTCTGCTGCTACGACGTTTCTGCTGATTAGTCAGCAGCCCTCTTTGGCGGTGTTAATCAGTTATGTAATTATCTTCTCTTTGGGTGAGGCGGCGTGGTCTTCGCGCTTTTACGAATATGTAGGAGATTTAGCCCCTGTCGGCCAAGTGGGTGCGTATATGGGGCTGGCGGGCTTGCCTTGGTTCTTGGCTAAGTTTACCACAGGCTTGTACTCGGGCTTTATGCTTTCGCGTTTTGTGCCGAAAGAGGGTGCTCAAGACCCGGCCACCATGTGGTTAATTTATGCCATCATTGCTTGTGTGACACCGGTAGGGTTGATTTTGACGCGCAAGTGGATAGAAAGCGGTATCCAAAAGAAAGCATAAGTAAGTTTGCAAAAATTGAAAAGCCCCGCCTCGCGCGGGGCTTTTTTGATGAGAAATAATCTTGCTTAAATAAAAATTGCCGACAATTAAATAAATTGTCAGCAATTTTGTCACCATTCCGACGATAAAAAGTACCCCCAATAGGAATCGAACCTATATCCCCTGCTTAGAAGGCAGGTGCTCTATCCATTGAGCTATGGGGGCTAAAATCTACTTACCTTATTTTACAAAAATTAAACCAAAGATTCAAAATTTTCTACTTAAAAAATTCTTTAAGCCCTTTTTCCAGCGTGATTTTGGGTTTAAAACCTAAGGACTGTAATTTATCAATATTGGCACGTGAAAAGCGTACATCCCCCTCTCGGGCAGGTTGAAAAGAAATTTTCAAAGGTTTCTCCGCAGCCTTTTCTAAAAGTTTTATTGTTTTTAATAGTGTCACGTTTTTGCCCGAGCCAACATTATACACTTGCCCTGCTTTTCCTTTTTCTACGATGGTTAATAATGCTTGCACCGTATCTTGCACGTGCAAAAAGTCACGCGTTTGCAAGCCATCTCCGTTGATGGTAAGAGGCAGTGTTTTTTTAGTTAAATAAGCCCATTTGCTCAGCACTGCTGCATAAGCAGAATCAGCCGGTTGAGTAGGCCCATAAATATTAAAACAGCGGGCCATCACTACGTCTAGGCCATAGGTTTGTGTATAGAATTGGCAGAGTTCCTCCCCCATGAGTTTGCTTATTGCATAAGGAGAAAGCGGATTTAAACGGGAATTTTCCACTCGGGCTCTTTTTCCCCCCATTCCATAGACGGAGCTGGAAGAAATAAACAGTACCTTTTTGACTCCTGCCAAGTGGGCTTGATGCAATACATGGGCTGTTCCTTCTACATTATTTTGCATGGTAGCGGCTGGATTTTGAAAAGATTGCATCACCGATGCTTCGGCTGCCAAGTGCAGTATATAGTCTGCCCCTTTAAAGGCGACGGAAAGTTTTTGGTCATCTAGCACAGATGCCCGAATCAAATGTATTTGGGATTGTATGTCTTTTAATGATTTGATAGAGGAAGATGAAAAATTGTCTACAACAGTGACGTGTTGGTTTTTTTTCAGTAAATGACGTACCACGCAAGAGCCGATAAATCCGGCTCCTCCCGTCACGACCCATTTTTTAGGTTTGTTCTTCATGGTTTTTCCTCTAAAAACTAGACGTAAGTATTATAACTTTTTTAATCTTTTCTATACAAACAAGTCATTTACTTGCGCGCGTGCGTACGGAAAATGCTACAATAGAACCAACTGTATTTTACGGGACAATTATGACTAAAAAACTTTCTTTTTCTTATTCCAAAATGGGCATGTATAAAGAATGCCCCCAAAAGTATAAATTTCGATACGTTCATATGTTGCCGGAGCAACCCAAATATTATTTTGCGTTTGGTTCTGCTCTGCATGAAGTAATGGAGTATGTGTACAATCCGCTAAATCCATCTTTTCCTACTTTAGAGCAGGCTTTATCATTTTTCAAAACCCATTGGGATAGTACTTCTTTTGATCAAAAAGGCTACGCCAACATGGAGAAAGAACTTTTAGGCTATGAGGAAG
It includes:
- a CDS encoding sulfatase-like hydrolase/transferase, producing MKIKNIFIFCVLEMLLWSVLSLAYFFVSGFYSSLTGGTFTALFILGNSFMFAVGLFALLSLVRFIGHKTAFWTSVALGSLFNLILCVDILVYSQYRFHISLAMLQLFFGPAGREIFVFPPSTYFILAGAILLLFFITFALAKCACKININSKKATVLTIILLLIFASYNGMYAWGKFMLVPSVLSQVPYLPWAQPLSMNRRLRKMGFTPKTQPYETPKKGALNYPLSALSCQTPQEKPNILFILIDAWRADAFTPEVMPHTFARYQKAKNAFYFKNHLSGGNATEAGVFSLFYSMPYPYWESVTANKIRPVFMERLGTQGYEFGIYASAKINSPEFNQNVFSHIDHLRVSSNGKTKWQRDEDAQKEFLSFLEKRDKNKPFFGFLFYDSAHGFDFAPTSEKPFAPYAQEVNYLTLNKNTDPTPYQNRYKNSVHYMDSLLAKVYQALEQQGLEKNTLIVLTGDHGQELNDTRHNFWGHNSNFAKYQTQVPLIIWWPNKEGKDIDYRTSHYDVVPTLLRQIFNCTNPISDYSSGWDLFDATPRPWTLILSYTNKAIREGDKISVLNNYGSIENYDENYVPSQTPVSAKALSESLKEFSHFYK
- a CDS encoding MFS transporter — encoded protein: MENQQQEQKNKTSLWQELKIIFSSSRAFWLINMVNFADGIAYFGILTLMTLFLGGNVGMSDAMSGISVSTFTGLVTLFMFGGGFVSDKYGVRKALTIALTLLFSGRVVLSLAALPAGFGFAWVGYVMSWAAILLMALGSGILQPALYAGAKEYTNPKVSAIAFSFIYAFMNLGIVFGNFASPFIRTDEPFIADIHGLGWGIMGVFLICTAITGVVLLLHISLFSKKVEENCRVAVVNEEENQNKTWKQRLAEMPFRDVRFMWFIFILLPVQTLFAHQFLTMPDYIFRVFPAEVAAKFEWINGINPFIIVIFVPLIAMLTRNVSVFKMLIIGTSVSAATTFLLISQQPSLAVLISYVIIFSLGEAAWSSRFYEYVGDLAPVGQVGAYMGLAGLPWFLAKFTTGLYSGFMLSRFVPKEGAQDPATMWLIYAIIACVTPVGLILTRKWIESGIQKKA
- a CDS encoding NAD-dependent epimerase/dehydratase family protein is translated as MKNKPKKWVVTGGAGFIGSCVVRHLLKKNQHVTVVDNFSSSSIKSLKDIQSQIHLIRASVLDDQKLSVAFKGADYILHLAAEASVMQSFQNPAATMQNNVEGTAHVLHQAHLAGVKKVLFISSSSVYGMGGKRARVENSRLNPLSPYAISKLMGEELCQFYTQTYGLDVVMARCFNIYGPTQPADSAYAAVLSKWAYLTKKTLPLTINGDGLQTRDFLHVQDTVQALLTIVEKGKAGQVYNVGSGKNVTLLKTIKLLEKAAEKPLKISFQPAREGDVRFSRANIDKLQSLGFKPKITLEKGLKEFFK